From Desulfonatronovibrio hydrogenovorans DSM 9292:
CTGGCCCTGCTGGCTGGGTGTGCATCCAGGCCGCAGCCGGTGCCGGACATCCTTCCAGCTCCGGTGCTGTGCACCGTGCCCGATGGGCTGACAATGCAGCAGCTGCCCCCGCAGCCCCCAAGCGGGGGATACAGCCAGCGCGACGTGGCCGAGTATATCACCCGGCTGCACCAGTGGGGCCGGGAAGGATGGACCAGAGTCGGGGAGATCAGAAAATACAGTGATTCATGCCTTGATGAACTGGAGGACAGATAGTGGCGGATATAGTGGACAGGGCACAACAGTCACAAAACTTTTTTATGGACCAGGCCCAGGCTGAAATGCAGAGAAGGTTGAGCCAGGCCCGGGCTGCAGCAACAAACAACACCCCGGAGTGTATCGAGTGCGGGGACATGATTCCCAAGGCCAGGAGAGCAGCGGTCCCCGGATGTCTCAGATGCATCGAATGCCAGAGAGAGGTTGAGGATGGACTTACTTGAGACGCTGAGCAGGCTTTTACCGCCAATCATTTTGATTGTGCAGGGACTACTGGCGTGGGGAATGTGGAGTCTGTCAAAGAAGTTTGTGAGTAAAGAAGAGTGCCGGGAATGCCAGGAAGAGATGAGGGGTTCAGCAGGAAAAGCCATAGAAAAGCTTGCTGAGCTGGAAAAGTCGCATGCCGCAACTGATGCTTCCAAGGTTACCGCAGAAGACCTTTCAAAAATTTACGACAGAATAAACGACGTGGACCGCAAGGTTTCACAGCAGAGCGGCCAGATGTCTCAGGTGAGACGAAGCCTGGATATTATCAATCAACATTTGCTGGAGAAATAATGGGCTACCAGGAAACAATCACCAAAAACAGGCGGCTGGAAATTTTGCGGCTCCTGGCTGAAACGCCGGGGTACGAGGCCGGGCAGGGGATGATTTATCAGGCCCTTCCGGTGGCCGGATCATTCGACCAGGTGGCCGGGGACCTCGACTGGCTGGAGGAGCAGCAGCTGGTAAAGATCAGCAGTCCGGGCGGATACAGGATTGCCAGGATAACCCAGCGCGGCCTAGACGTGGCAACGGGGAAATCCAGGGTTACCGGCGTGGCCAGGCCGCTGCCGGAATAAAGATCCTTACGCAAAGACGCTAAGGCGCAAAGAGTACATGCCTAGAAAGAGCACAGTACAGCAGATCAGCCCTGAGGCCCGGGAAGAACTGGACAAGATGGTCCGGGATGGCCGGGCCACAATAGATCAGATCCGGGACAGGCTCCTGGAGCTGGAGGGCGAGGAGGCTCCGTCCAGATCGGCCATAGGACGCTATGTAAAATCCGCCCAGGAGCAGATGGAAAAGTACCGCCAGGCCCAGGAGATAGCCAGGACCTGGGTGGGTAAGCTGGAAGAAGAGCCGGACGGGGACGTGGGCAGGCTCTTGTCAGAAATGCTCAGGACCGTGGCCTTTTCCACGATGGGCCAGATGGGTGAAAACGAAAAAGAAGCCGACCCCAAAGATATTTCTTACCTGGCCCGAACGATTAAGGACCTGGCCAGCGCGGACAAGATCAGCGCGGACAGGGAGCTGCGCATCAGGCAGGAGACCGCCAGCAGGGCAGCGGACAAGGCGGTCAAGGTGGCCAAAAAAGGCGGCCTGTCATCTGAAGCTGTGCAGGAAATACGCAAAGAGATTTTGGGAGTGGCATGAGCGATAAGTTGAAGCAGGACATACCAAATACCTCGAAGCAGAATGTAGACGCAAACCTGCCTGCGGTTCTACTTCCCTACCAAAGAGAATGGATTGCTGAAAAAAGCATGGTAAAGGTCTGCGAGAAAAGCAGGCGAATTGGTATAACATGGGCCGAAGCCGCTGATAATGCGTTGATAGCTGCTGCATCAAAAGAGGCTGGGGGGCAAAATGTGTACTATATTGGCTACAACCAAGACATGGCGGTTGAGTATATAGAGTATTGCGCCATGTGGGCCAGGTCATTCAACTACGCTGCTTCAGAGATTGAGGAAGGGATATGGGAAGAGGATAGCGAAGACAAGCACATCAAGACTTATACAGTACGGTTTCCGGGAAGCAAGCATAGAATAGTGGCCCTGTCCTCCAGGCCGACAAATTTACGCGGGCGGCAGGGGGTTGCCGTCCTGGATGAGGCTGCCTATCACGACCAGCTTCCCCGATTAATAAAAGCAGCCCTAGCTTTTTTGATATGGGGCGGCAAGGTCCGAATTCTCAGCACCCACGACGGAGAGGAAAACCCTTTTAACGAGTTTGTGCATGACATTAGATCCGGGAAGAGAAAAGGAACGGTGCACAAAACTACTTTCATGGAGGCTGTTGAGCAGGGGTTGTATAGCCGCGTTTGCCTCCGCCTGGGAAGAGACTGGGACAAGAAGCAAGAAGAGGAGTGGGTGCAGGGTGTCTACGACTTTTACGGGGAGGACGCAGGCGAAGAGCTTGACGTTATTCCTTCCCGGGGCAGCGGGGCCTATCTGCCCATAACCATGATTGAAGCGGCAATGACGGATGAAATCCCGGTGCTGCGCTGGGAGCCCCCGGCCAGGGACTTTGTGGACTGGCCTGACGATACCCGGTTCCGGGATATGGCTGAATGGCTGGAAGTTAATGTGTTGCCGCACCTGTTGCGGCTGGACCGGGACAAGCCCGTCTGGTTCGGTGAGGACTTCGGCAGGGTGGCTGACCTCACGGATATATGGCCCATATTTGAAACCTTTGAAATGACATGGATGACCCCTTTTGTATTGGAGCTGCGGGACTGCCCGTTCGCGCAGCAGGAGCAGGCACTGTTTTACACCGTCGGCAAATTCCCCCGACTGGGCGGAGGCGCGTTGGACAAGGGCGGCAATGGTGCTTTTCTGGCTGAGAGGGCCAGACAGAAATTCGGAGGGCCGGACAGGATTCACGAGATAAGCTTAAGCACCACCTGGTACACAACGCACATGCCTCCTTTTAAGGCGGCTTTTGAAGACAAGACCTTCCCCATTCCCAGGGACCCTGAAATTCGAGACGACTACAGGGCCATAAAAAAAATCAAGGGTGTACCTATGGTCCCCAGGGATGAGCGCACCGCAGTTACAACGCTGTCGGGGAAAAAGGCCAAGCGTCACGGAGACGCAGCCATAGCTGGATGCCTGGCTTACTATGCAGCCAGGAACATAGAGTACGGGGGAGTAATCGAATACCAGTCCACAGGCAGGACCAGGGTGGGAGCGGAACCGCTGGAAAAAATGGAAAGAGTCGGCTTCGGAGCAGTAGGCGGAAACGTGGACACCGGAGGATTTTAGATGCCTGAAAGACCGGAGATGAATGAAGTTGCAACCACCCAGGATGGCCGGGATATAACCAGGGGTTACCTGTCTCCCCTGGAGCTGATGCAGCCCGAGGACAAGGTGCTGATGCGCCGGGGAGGCGGGGACCTGCAGGTTTACGAGGAGCTGAAGCGGGACGATCAGGTTTCAGCCAACTGGGGGAGCCGTCAGGACGCCCTGGTTCAGGCGGAATGGTATGTCGAGCCTGGGGGCGACACTGTACATGACAAGACGGCTGCCGATTTTCTGCGCGAGCAGCTGCAGCAGATAAACTTTGATGCCTTGACAAAACGCATGCACTACGGGGTTTTCTACGGATATGCCGTGGCTGAATGCCTCTATGTCAGAGACGGCAGGCACGTGGCCCTGGGGGATATCCGGGTGCGCAACAGGCGCAGGTTCGGCTTTGACGGAGCCGGACGGCTTCGGCTGAAAACACATTCCCAGCCAATGGGTGAGCTGATGCCGGAACGCAAGTTCTGGGTGTACAGCGCCGGAGCCGATCACGATGACGAACCCTACGGCCTGGGCCTGGGCCATTATCTTTACTGGCCGGTATTTTTCAAGCGCTCCGGTTTGCGGCTGTGGTTGATATTTCTGGACAAGTTCGGCCAGCCCACAGGCAAAGGCAAGTATCCGGCCAACGCCACGCCCCAGGAAAAGCAAAGGCTTTTGGATGCGTTATCGGCCATACATACCGAGTCCGGCGTAATTTTGCCCGAGGGCATGGATGTGGAGCTCATCGAAGCCGCCCGCAGCGGAACCGCTGATTATGCGTCCCTGTATGACCGTATGGACAAGGCTATCAGCAAGGTGGTCCTGGGACACTCCGGATCTGCGGATTCAACCCCCGGCCGCCTGGGCGGTGAGGACATGGCCAGCCATGTGCGCGACGACATTGTAAAGGCGGATGCGGATGTGATCTGCGAGTCATTTAACAGGGGTCCGGCCAGGTGGCTGGTGCAGTGGAACTACCCAAACGCGGCCACGCCCAAGGTCTGGAGAAAGCTGGAGCAGCCGGAAGACCTGGGCAAGGTGGCAGAACGAGACGAGCGAGTGGCCCGCCTGGGATTCAAGCCCAGCCTGCAATACATACGCGATACATATGGCGATGGATGGGAGGATGACCCGGCAAAACATCAAGTGCCGGCCGCTTCTTTTTCCGAGCGAGAGGACGAGGTCCCCAAAAGGCTGGCGGATCAGCTGGAGTCAGAAAGCGATACCGCTATGGACCGGATGATTGACGCGGCCAGATCGGCCATAGATGAGGCCAACACCCTTGAGGAAGCCAGGGGCAGAATCACAGAGATGTTTGACGAGGTGCCGGATGACCAGCTGGCCAGGATAATGCAGAAGGCCGTGGCCGCATCCATGCTGGCCGGGATGTTTGAGATTGCCGAAGAGTCGGGGGATACGGAGGGCTGATGCCTGTTGAATACGGGTCACTTTCATTCGATGAAGCCATCGAGTTTTTCAGGGGCAAGATCAATGTGCCTACCGAGCGATGGAACGACCTTTGGAAGCAGGCTCATGACGTGGCCTTTATGTCTGCCGGGGCGGCAAAGGCCGACCTCCTGGTTGATCTGAGATCTGCTGTGGATCAGGCCATATCCGAGGGGACGACGCTTACGGAGTTTCGCAAGAAATTTGACCAGGCAGTGCAGAAGCATGGCTGGAACTATAAGGGCAGCAGAGGCTGGAGATCCAGGATCATCTACGAAGCCAACCTGCGCACTGCATATCAGGCCGGACGTTATGCGCAGCTGTCCGACCCGGAGCTAAAAGAGTCCAGGCCTTACTGGCAATACCGTCACGGCGGATCAGCCGACCCCAGGCCTGAGCACTTGGAATGGGACGGCCTGGTTCTGCCTGCGGATGACTCCTGGTGGGACGAGCATTATCCTCCCAACGGATGGGGATGCTCCTGCCGTGTAGTGGCCCTTTCCGGGCATGACCTGGAGCGCATGGGAAAAACTGAGCCTGACAAGGCTCCGCCCAGGCAGGCTAAACAATGGACCGACCCCAAGACCGGCGAGGTGCACGATGTGCCCAAGGGGCTGGACCCGGGCTGGGATTACGCACCGGGAAAGAGTGTTGCCGAGCGCACCAGGGAGCATGCCGAGCGCAAAAGCAGAAAGCTTCCAGGCGCTCTGGCCTCAGCCCTGGCCAGGCACCTTAGAAAGACCAAAGAAAAAGAGCCTGATCCGTTTGATTGAGGGGTGAAATGGCCGGAATCAGATTGCATGTAAGGGTTGATGATGAGCAGGCGCAAGACGCCCTGCAGGCTGTAATGCAGCGCATGAGCGACCCCAGGCCGGCTTTCAGGGATGCGGGCGAATACATGCAGCGCGTCGTGGACGATCGCTTTCGGGGTGAGCACGACCCGGATGGGCAGCCCTGGCAGGATCTTGCACCTCTAACCTGGACCAAGAAAAGAAACGACAAAATTTTAACAGAGCGCGGCGGCCCGGGCCTTCGGGGGTCCATACACTACCGGACCTCAAGAACTGCCCTGGAGCAGGGCACGGACAAGATTTACGCAGCCATACACCAGCTGGGAGGGATAATCCGTACCAGGAATGCCCAGATCCAGATCCCGGCCAGGCAGTATCTGGGATTCTCTGATGGTAATGCTGCCGAGGTCTCCCGGATACTTTACAGGCATGCTTTTGAAAGAAGGCGCTGAGAGCCTCTGAGAGCGTTTTAAATCGTTTCCCCCTGCCCAGGGTCGGGCGGAGGCTTAGGCGGCCATGTATGGAAAAATTAAACACCTTTTAAACAGGTCTCTGGATCGAATGCGGCACATACTAAACCCCATGCACGTGGAATGTAGGATGGTCGGTTTGGGGATGGGACGCGGGTTGTCCCGGAAAATAAGCGGCATTTACCAGAAAATATATACAAAAATCCTGTAACAGGAGGCGGTTTATGGAGGCAATCGAAATATTCAGACCCGGGAGCCATACGGCAATGTCCGGAGAAGCCCTGCAGTTCGGTGAATCCGATCTGCGAAAATCAGCAGAGGCGTATGACCCGCAGTTGCACGAGGCTC
This genomic window contains:
- a CDS encoding TraR/DksA C4-type zinc finger protein, which translates into the protein MADIVDRAQQSQNFFMDQAQAEMQRRLSQARAAATNNTPECIECGDMIPKARRAAVPGCLRCIECQREVEDGLT
- a CDS encoding VpaChn25_0724 family phage protein — translated: MGYQETITKNRRLEILRLLAETPGYEAGQGMIYQALPVAGSFDQVAGDLDWLEEQQLVKISSPGGYRIARITQRGLDVATGKSRVTGVARPLPE
- a CDS encoding DUF3486 family protein: MPRKSTVQQISPEAREELDKMVRDGRATIDQIRDRLLELEGEEAPSRSAIGRYVKSAQEQMEKYRQAQEIARTWVGKLEEEPDGDVGRLLSEMLRTVAFSTMGQMGENEKEADPKDISYLARTIKDLASADKISADRELRIRQETASRAADKAVKVAKKGGLSSEAVQEIRKEILGVA
- a CDS encoding DUF935 domain-containing protein; the protein is MPERPEMNEVATTQDGRDITRGYLSPLELMQPEDKVLMRRGGGDLQVYEELKRDDQVSANWGSRQDALVQAEWYVEPGGDTVHDKTAADFLREQLQQINFDALTKRMHYGVFYGYAVAECLYVRDGRHVALGDIRVRNRRRFGFDGAGRLRLKTHSQPMGELMPERKFWVYSAGADHDDEPYGLGLGHYLYWPVFFKRSGLRLWLIFLDKFGQPTGKGKYPANATPQEKQRLLDALSAIHTESGVILPEGMDVELIEAARSGTADYASLYDRMDKAISKVVLGHSGSADSTPGRLGGEDMASHVRDDIVKADADVICESFNRGPARWLVQWNYPNAATPKVWRKLEQPEDLGKVAERDERVARLGFKPSLQYIRDTYGDGWEDDPAKHQVPAASFSEREDEVPKRLADQLESESDTAMDRMIDAARSAIDEANTLEEARGRITEMFDEVPDDQLARIMQKAVAASMLAGMFEIAEESGDTEG
- a CDS encoding phage head morphogenesis protein is translated as MPVEYGSLSFDEAIEFFRGKINVPTERWNDLWKQAHDVAFMSAGAAKADLLVDLRSAVDQAISEGTTLTEFRKKFDQAVQKHGWNYKGSRGWRSRIIYEANLRTAYQAGRYAQLSDPELKESRPYWQYRHGGSADPRPEHLEWDGLVLPADDSWWDEHYPPNGWGCSCRVVALSGHDLERMGKTEPDKAPPRQAKQWTDPKTGEVHDVPKGLDPGWDYAPGKSVAERTREHAERKSRKLPGALASALARHLRKTKEKEPDPFD
- a CDS encoding phage virion morphogenesis protein — protein: MAGIRLHVRVDDEQAQDALQAVMQRMSDPRPAFRDAGEYMQRVVDDRFRGEHDPDGQPWQDLAPLTWTKKRNDKILTERGGPGLRGSIHYRTSRTALEQGTDKIYAAIHQLGGIIRTRNAQIQIPARQYLGFSDGNAAEVSRILYRHAFERRR